The following proteins come from a genomic window of Kwoniella bestiolae CBS 10118 chromosome 3, complete sequence:
- a CDS encoding FK506-binding protein 1A — protein MGVTIEETERISQNLVKWLLSPTWAPSPMELSLTPQDREVSPFVCKIGVNQVIKGWDQGVVKLSLGQKANLICTPDFAYGENGHPPVIPRNATLKFKVELLQIQNA, from the exons ATGGGCGTTACTATagaa GAGACGGAAAGAATTTCCCAAAACCTGGTCAAATGGTTGCTATCCCCT ACGTGGGCACCCTCGCCGATGGAACTGAGTTTGACTCCTCAAGACAGAGAGGTCAGCCCGTTCGTATGTAAGATCGGAGTAAA CCAAGTGATCAAGGGATGGGACCAAGGTGTCGTCAAGCTCTCTCTTGGACAAAAGGCAAATCTAATCTGCACACCTGATTTCG CATACGGCGAGAATGGTCATCCGCCTGTCATTCCGAGGAATGCCACCCTCAAATTTAAAG TCGAGCTATTGCAAATCCAAAACGCCTAA
- a CDS encoding FK506-binding protein 1, whose product MFRSLLKTSTRSLRVNQYRKFSSTAIKMGVTVETLSQGDGKTFPKPGDQVTIHYVGTLLDGSKFDSSRDRGSPFVCRIGQGQVIKGWDEGVPQLSVGQKAILTCTPDYAYGARGFPPVIPANSTLKFEVELLKVN is encoded by the exons ATGTTCAGATCCCTTTTAAAAACTTCCACTAGATCACTACGTGTAAACCAGTACAGAAAATTTTCTTCCACAGCAATCAAAATGGGTGTAACCGTTGAA ACTCTCTCTCAAGGTGATGGAAAGACCTTCCCCAAGCCTGGTGATCAGGTCACCATCCACT ACGTCGGTACCCTCCTTGATGGATCCAAGTTCGATTCCTCAAGAGACAGAGGATCACCTTTCGTCTGCCGAATTGGTCAAGG CCAAGTTATCAAAGGTTGGGATGAGGGTGTTCCTCAACTCTCCGTCGGTCAAAAGGCCATCTTGACCTGTACTCCTGACTACG CCTACGGTGCCAGAGGTTTCCCCCCTGTCATCCCCGCCAACTCCACTCTCAAGTTCGAGG TCGAACTCCTCAAGGTCAACTAA